A portion of the Sulfurospirillum diekertiae genome contains these proteins:
- a CDS encoding DASS family sodium-coupled anion symporter gives MNDNVKIIPLFTIALIASIAWFIRPDAIELHSWHTLIIFLSTITCIMFTVMPMGAIGLLSITLFAISAAAGAVSAKKAVTDALSGFNSDLIWLIVIAFFIAKGFIKTGLGERIALLMIRYFGKRTLGLAYALAFADLILAPATPSSTARSGGIIYPITKVLAHKFQSFPQDTSRKKMGTYLIMCMSHINDITGTLFITAYAANPLIVKFASAFGVQLSWSSWFIAASIPALVSFFFVPIALYFILKPQIEETLEAHSFAQNELAKRGPLSRDEIIMGSTFIGILGLWIFGAQINIHATTTALIGLSTLIVTGVLSWDDVKAEKTAWDTLIWLSALLMMAEFLHKLGFTTWFGDMIGGNLLFMTSMHWVIILVVLNALYTYIHYFFASGTAQVAALYVVFLGVGVKLGIPIYPLALLLGFSSSLYGSLAPYTHARSIILFDSGYIRKKEWYSAGFIINLLNQFIFIVVGLAWWKMVGFY, from the coding sequence ATGAATGATAATGTCAAAATTATCCCTCTTTTTACCATCGCACTCATTGCATCTATTGCATGGTTTATCAGACCCGATGCCATAGAATTACACTCATGGCATACACTAATTATTTTTCTCTCAACCATCACATGTATTATGTTTACGGTTATGCCGATGGGAGCCATTGGACTTTTGAGTATTACATTATTTGCTATCAGTGCAGCAGCGGGAGCTGTATCTGCTAAAAAAGCTGTCACTGATGCCCTAAGTGGATTTAACAGCGATCTTATTTGGTTGATCGTCATTGCTTTTTTTATAGCAAAAGGCTTTATTAAAACAGGGCTTGGAGAGCGTATTGCCCTGTTAATGATTCGCTATTTTGGGAAACGAACCCTTGGACTTGCCTACGCTCTTGCTTTTGCCGATCTTATCTTAGCACCTGCAACACCCAGCAGTACAGCACGCTCAGGCGGTATTATTTATCCTATTACCAAAGTTCTAGCCCATAAATTTCAATCATTCCCCCAAGATACCAGTCGCAAAAAGATGGGTACTTATCTTATTATGTGTATGAGCCACATCAATGACATTACGGGAACGCTTTTCATTACCGCTTATGCAGCCAACCCTTTAATTGTCAAATTTGCAAGTGCTTTTGGCGTGCAATTAAGCTGGAGCAGTTGGTTTATAGCAGCAAGTATTCCCGCACTTGTTTCATTCTTTTTTGTCCCAATTGCACTTTATTTTATTCTAAAACCCCAAATAGAAGAGACTCTCGAAGCGCATTCTTTCGCTCAAAATGAACTTGCTAAAAGAGGGCCTCTTTCGCGTGATGAGATCATCATGGGATCGACATTTATAGGGATTTTAGGGTTATGGATATTTGGTGCCCAAATCAATATTCACGCAACAACCACAGCACTCATTGGTCTTTCCACGCTTATTGTCACAGGTGTTCTAAGTTGGGATGATGTGAAAGCAGAGAAAACAGCCTGGGATACTCTCATTTGGCTCTCAGCATTGTTGATGATGGCAGAATTTTTACATAAGCTAGGCTTTACCACATGGTTTGGCGACATGATTGGTGGCAATTTACTTTTCATGACATCCATGCACTGGGTGATTATTTTGGTGGTACTCAATGCACTGTACACCTATATCCATTACTTTTTTGCTAGCGGTACTGCACAAGTGGCAGCATTGTACGTTGTTTTTTTAGGGGTAGGCGTCAAACTCGGTATTCCTATTTACCCCTTGGCGTTACTTTTAGGCTTTTCCAGTAGCCTCTATGGTTCGCTTGCTCCTTATACCCACGCGAGAAGTATTATTCTATTTGATTCAGGATATATCCGTAAAAAAGAGTGGTACAGTGCTGGATTTATCATTAATTTACTCAATCAATTTATCTTTATTGTTGTTGGTTTAGCCTGGTGGAAAATGGTTGGATTTTATTAA
- a CDS encoding ATP-binding protein — MNVYVEPDVYFYTYTYDNYLNGYAIHYLRLLARKLDVNLNFVTDITREEAKQKLSSGELDVALLPIFESLDENAFQLSQFPIGVLQPALLIPKIYQISPKLESIENLRIVMLRGDAFGAIIKEKNPDAQIEVVDTLDQAVSKVAHQEVDLAIGLHELFQTHLESKRITSLQSIPLRNNADFPTLKLSLAMAKENILLLSIINKTMAAIDYKELVFARQRFFHSNAFRQTNITAPLSEEEKFSLMGKQVLNVCVIPHSLPYGDIVDNRYEGIGADIVTQLEKSLDTPIQLIPTHSREESLQKLLNKKCDFISLDTPTKDVDEKINFTSPLLRVPLVVLTTNDRLYRSDFKEIADRSFVMMKEHPMIPSLLEAFPSLDVTFVDSELEGLKLIEKGQYYGFITSNFTVSHLFKTHIANHLKVSAQLPLEMPLSFAVLSENQLLYSILEHTSLEVLQNSMDTLVKKWVPEHYPKGFDYLVILQLALLFIIFSAIAFALYFEVTLKNSRLEEATESLDTLNHELESRIKQEVEISREKDMVMYRQSRFASMGEMIGNIAHQWRQPLMELSALLMDLQAAIHFKAKVTEHDVVDTIIASNRVIQFMSHTIDDFRNFFSPQKDLNAFCINEVVAEAVNIMKATLHHHRITLEVITHVPMAIAYGLKNEYAQVIINLISNAKDILIARGVEKGCITIEIDENTEYSKVSVIDNAGGIKNDDLPKIFEPFFTKEKSNGTGIGLFMSRMIIENNMKGIITAGNVEGGVVFCVTVPKAQKIEEGSDAKQL; from the coding sequence TTGAACGTTTATGTAGAACCTGATGTCTATTTTTATACGTACACATACGATAATTATCTCAATGGATATGCCATCCATTATTTGAGACTGCTAGCCCGTAAATTGGATGTCAATCTTAATTTTGTTACAGATATCACTCGCGAAGAGGCAAAGCAAAAACTTTCATCCGGTGAATTGGATGTAGCGCTGTTGCCCATTTTTGAATCCTTGGATGAAAATGCGTTTCAACTGAGCCAATTTCCGATTGGTGTTTTACAACCCGCATTGCTCATTCCTAAAATCTATCAAATATCCCCCAAATTAGAGTCTATTGAAAATTTACGCATTGTTATGCTCAGAGGCGATGCTTTTGGCGCAATCATTAAAGAAAAAAATCCTGATGCTCAGATTGAAGTTGTCGACACACTGGATCAAGCGGTCTCAAAAGTTGCACACCAAGAGGTAGATCTTGCTATCGGTTTACATGAGCTATTTCAAACGCACTTGGAGTCGAAAAGAATTACATCTTTGCAAAGCATTCCTTTACGAAATAACGCAGATTTTCCAACACTGAAACTCTCTTTGGCAATGGCAAAAGAGAACATCCTTCTTCTTTCAATTATCAATAAAACAATGGCAGCTATTGATTATAAGGAGTTAGTATTTGCTCGCCAGCGTTTCTTCCATTCCAATGCTTTTCGACAAACAAATATTACGGCACCCCTTAGCGAAGAAGAAAAATTTTCCTTAATGGGAAAGCAAGTCCTCAATGTGTGTGTGATTCCCCATAGTTTACCGTACGGTGACATTGTTGATAATCGCTATGAAGGTATTGGGGCCGATATTGTCACACAGTTAGAGAAGAGTTTAGACACGCCAATTCAGTTGATTCCAACACATTCACGCGAAGAGTCTTTGCAAAAATTATTGAATAAAAAATGTGATTTTATAAGTCTTGATACTCCAACGAAGGATGTAGATGAAAAAATCAATTTTACATCACCTCTGTTACGCGTGCCTTTGGTCGTGCTCACCACGAATGATAGATTGTATCGATCTGATTTTAAAGAGATTGCAGATCGCTCCTTTGTGATGATGAAAGAGCATCCGATGATCCCATCGTTGTTAGAGGCTTTTCCCTCTTTAGATGTAACGTTTGTTGATTCTGAGTTAGAGGGGTTAAAGCTGATCGAAAAAGGTCAATATTATGGCTTTATTACTTCAAATTTTACAGTTTCACATCTGTTTAAAACACATATTGCAAACCATTTAAAAGTTTCGGCACAGCTACCGCTTGAGATGCCTTTAAGTTTTGCCGTTTTGAGCGAAAATCAACTCTTATACTCAATTTTGGAGCATACTTCCTTGGAGGTACTTCAAAATAGTATGGATACGTTGGTGAAAAAATGGGTACCTGAGCATTATCCTAAAGGGTTTGATTATCTGGTTATTTTGCAGTTAGCACTTCTTTTTATTATCTTCTCAGCGATTGCCTTTGCGCTTTATTTTGAGGTGACACTTAAAAATAGTCGCTTAGAAGAAGCCACGGAATCGCTTGATACATTAAACCATGAACTTGAATCACGCATTAAACAAGAAGTTGAAATAAGCCGTGAAAAAGATATGGTGATGTATCGTCAAAGTAGGTTTGCGAGTATGGGTGAAATGATCGGCAATATCGCACATCAATGGCGTCAACCTCTCATGGAATTATCGGCATTGCTTATGGATTTACAAGCGGCGATTCATTTTAAAGCGAAAGTGACTGAACATGATGTTGTTGATACTATTATTGCTTCAAATCGCGTTATTCAGTTTATGTCGCATACGATTGATGATTTTAGAAACTTTTTTTCTCCTCAAAAAGATCTAAATGCTTTTTGCATTAATGAGGTTGTTGCAGAAGCTGTAAACATTATGAAAGCGACATTGCATCATCACCGAATTACCCTTGAGGTCATCACCCATGTACCTATGGCAATAGCCTATGGACTTAAAAATGAGTATGCTCAGGTGATCATCAATCTTATTTCGAATGCAAAAGATATTTTAATTGCACGTGGTGTGGAAAAGGGATGCATTACGATCGAGATTGATGAAAACACTGAATACTCAAAAGTCTCCGTGATTGACAATGCTGGCGGTATAAAGAATGACGATTTACCAAAAATTTTTGAACCATTTTTTACCAAAGAAAAGAGCAATGGTACGGGTATTGGGCTGTTTATGTCTCGCATGATTATTGAAAACAATATGAAAGGCATTATTACTGCTGGCAATGTTGAAGGAGGTGTGGTCTTTTGTGTCACCGTGCCAAAAGCTCAAAAAATTGAGGAGGGAAGTGATGCAAAGCAACTTTAA
- a CDS encoding cache domain-containing protein → MSLTFNQRIALTAGILLTFFLVLFGSVSYFKTESYLQKEIRAKQMSRMQSLKIDINAWMEPSMRMVQDLSKELVLFAPFNKEEVVPLLARSKKAINAVQVYFGLEDGRMMYDTGKELRRDWYDPRTRPWYSSGISADQPLIADPFVGFASNQFTIAIASPVMVNGKKQGVVAASFYVNKLYRKIKAIHAEEGYAYVVDASGKILLHPDKEMLNLSLAEQTAEFKKMYDYMVKHKEGAYEDHHELMTFGELYNGWYIVVSVSKDDAYAFSNTMLKLFIVMGTLMIALTVMILMKMTQKSLEES, encoded by the coding sequence ATGTCTTTAACATTTAATCAGCGCATCGCATTGACTGCCGGTATTCTACTCACCTTTTTCTTAGTGCTTTTTGGATCGGTCTCTTATTTTAAAACAGAATCTTATCTTCAAAAAGAGATTAGAGCGAAGCAAATGAGTAGGATGCAGTCACTCAAAATTGATATTAATGCATGGATGGAACCGAGTATGAGGATGGTACAAGACCTCTCTAAAGAACTTGTACTGTTTGCGCCATTTAACAAAGAAGAGGTCGTTCCTTTACTTGCACGTTCTAAAAAAGCGATCAATGCGGTGCAAGTTTATTTTGGTTTAGAAGATGGACGAATGATGTACGATACAGGTAAAGAACTGAGAAGAGATTGGTATGATCCAAGAACGAGACCGTGGTACAGTAGTGGAATCAGTGCGGATCAGCCTCTGATTGCTGATCCTTTTGTAGGATTTGCAAGCAACCAATTTACGATTGCCATTGCCTCTCCTGTGATGGTCAATGGAAAAAAACAAGGCGTCGTGGCTGCCTCTTTTTATGTCAATAAACTGTACCGTAAAATCAAAGCTATTCATGCTGAAGAGGGATATGCTTATGTGGTTGATGCTTCGGGTAAAATACTCTTGCATCCAGATAAAGAAATGCTCAATCTCTCTTTAGCCGAACAGACAGCTGAATTTAAAAAAATGTATGATTATATGGTAAAACACAAAGAGGGTGCTTATGAAGATCATCATGAACTAATGACCTTTGGCGAACTCTATAATGGTTGGTATATTGTTGTCTCTGTTTCCAAAGACGATGCTTATGCTTTTAGTAACACAATGCTGAAGCTTTTTATCGTTATGGGGACACTGATGATAGCATTGACTGTCATGATTTTAATGAAAATGACTCAAAAGAGTCTGGAGGAGTCATGA
- a CDS encoding LysR family transcriptional regulator, with translation MFINIYLRGYTMSFKQIECVVMAAKLKSFTKAAQKLKIAQPSLSQSINILEKQVGVPLFDRSTTPISLTHAGEIYIAKASSIIELYNDLNTQMHDISGFKTGKLRLGFSQTGYHFIPDALPMFFKKFPNADIKITQVFSTLNLEKMLLDGDVDIATLILPLHSDELSYKVIKEENACLALPSTHPIAQKSKKRSKGYPSISLSELKNEKFILPKGTQRSRPIYDKIFQKAGFEPNIFCETETFDIANSIVASGIGACFTLPQFIKEDKKDKLTLFNLDEPLLTRTVVLAHKKDKRLSKIAQEFLSIAKSL, from the coding sequence GTGTTTATAAATATCTATTTAAGGGGATATACAATGAGTTTTAAGCAAATAGAATGTGTAGTCATGGCAGCAAAACTAAAAAGCTTCACAAAAGCTGCTCAAAAACTGAAAATTGCCCAGCCATCTTTAAGTCAGAGCATTAATATATTGGAAAAGCAAGTGGGAGTACCGCTTTTTGATAGAAGTACCACACCCATTAGCTTAACCCATGCAGGTGAAATTTATATTGCAAAAGCGAGTTCAATCATAGAGCTTTATAATGATTTAAATACCCAAATGCATGATATATCTGGTTTTAAAACGGGTAAGTTAAGACTTGGTTTTTCTCAGACAGGATATCATTTTATCCCAGACGCCCTACCAATGTTTTTCAAAAAATTTCCCAATGCTGATATAAAAATTACGCAAGTGTTTTCTACTCTAAACTTAGAAAAAATGCTTCTCGATGGCGATGTTGATATTGCGACACTTATATTGCCACTTCACTCAGATGAACTAAGTTATAAAGTTATAAAAGAAGAAAATGCTTGTCTTGCATTGCCTTCAACACATCCAATAGCGCAAAAAAGCAAAAAACGAAGTAAAGGCTATCCTAGTATCTCATTAAGTGAGCTCAAAAATGAGAAATTTATTTTACCTAAAGGTACTCAACGAAGTCGGCCAATCTATGATAAAATATTTCAGAAAGCAGGTTTTGAGCCCAATATATTTTGTGAAACAGAAACCTTTGATATAGCCAATTCAATCGTTGCTTCAGGGATTGGCGCCTGTTTTACCCTCCCTCAATTTATTAAAGAAGATAAAAAAGATAAACTTACACTTTTTAACCTTGATGAGCCACTCCTCACTCGTACCGTTGTACTTGCACATAAAAAAGATAAGCGTTTATCAAAAATTGCACAGGAATTTTTATCCATAGCCAAAAGTTTATAA
- the sdhA gene encoding 8-methylmenaquinol:fumarate reductase flavoprotein subunit, whose product MTEQFTRREFLQSACITMGALAVSTTGVEKAFAATSASTPNTSGMPSCDVLIIGSGAAGLRAAVAARKKNPNLSVVVVSKVMPTRSATTMAEGGINGVIDFSDGDSFESHAKDTVKGGDYLVDQDTAMKFATYAGAAIHELDYIGMPFSRDSKGNVAKRFAGGAAKKRCNYAADKTGHILTHTCLDDALKHGVKFLMDHHMLDLSIENGHCEGVVLRNIRTGDIAPVRAKSVVLATGGYTRVFWNRTSTPYIATGDGAAAALRAGLTFKDPEMLQFHPTGVCHGGTLITEAARGEGGILLNNQGERFMKRYVPNKMELAPRDIVSRSIENEIREGRGFGHDMEAYVLLDVTHLGREKIMRELPQIRHIGLLFENMDLIEKPIAIRPTAHYSMGGIDVTSLDTMATTAPGLFAAGEAACVSIHGANRLGGNSLCDATVTGKIAGINAAEYAAKADFGAGKRLTDLTLKWISHFKEITSSNKGNVNDMYALREELGAANWYNMGIFRTESKMLALADKHAELQARYDALRIPNANPICNTAFTEYVELGNLLLASRAALMGATARKESRGSHFREDYLKRDDANFLKHSMVTMDESGKMHLAWKDVVVGQFKIEERKY is encoded by the coding sequence ATGACTGAACAGTTTACCCGCAGAGAATTTCTGCAATCAGCCTGTATTACTATGGGTGCATTGGCAGTAAGTACAACGGGTGTTGAAAAAGCTTTTGCTGCAACTTCTGCTTCAACACCTAATACTTCAGGAATGCCAAGTTGCGATGTTTTGATTATTGGTTCAGGTGCTGCAGGTCTTAGAGCTGCTGTTGCCGCACGTAAAAAGAACCCAAATCTTAGTGTCGTCGTTGTCAGTAAAGTGATGCCGACACGTAGTGCCACAACGATGGCAGAGGGTGGTATTAATGGTGTCATTGATTTTAGCGATGGAGATTCATTTGAATCACATGCTAAAGATACCGTAAAAGGTGGTGACTACCTTGTGGATCAAGATACCGCAATGAAATTTGCAACCTACGCAGGTGCAGCAATTCATGAACTTGATTACATCGGTATGCCTTTTTCACGTGATAGCAAAGGAAATGTTGCGAAACGTTTTGCGGGTGGCGCAGCCAAAAAGCGTTGTAATTATGCCGCCGATAAAACGGGACATATTTTGACACATACCTGTTTAGACGATGCGTTAAAACATGGTGTTAAGTTTTTGATGGATCATCATATGTTAGACCTTAGCATAGAAAATGGTCACTGTGAGGGTGTTGTGCTTCGTAACATTCGTACGGGTGACATCGCTCCTGTGCGCGCAAAATCCGTCGTTTTAGCAACGGGCGGCTATACCCGTGTTTTTTGGAACCGAACATCCACACCTTACATCGCAACAGGCGATGGTGCGGCAGCAGCTTTAAGAGCGGGTTTAACGTTTAAAGACCCTGAGATGCTTCAGTTTCACCCGACAGGCGTATGTCATGGTGGAACACTCATTACCGAAGCGGCACGTGGTGAAGGCGGTATCTTATTAAACAACCAAGGCGAGCGTTTTATGAAACGTTACGTTCCTAATAAAATGGAACTAGCCCCTCGTGATATCGTTTCTCGTTCTATTGAGAATGAAATTCGTGAAGGTCGTGGTTTTGGTCATGATATGGAAGCCTACGTTCTCCTTGATGTAACGCATTTAGGTCGTGAAAAAATCATGAGAGAGTTACCTCAAATTCGCCATATTGGTCTTTTATTTGAAAACATGGACTTGATTGAAAAACCAATTGCGATTCGCCCAACAGCGCACTACTCAATGGGTGGTATTGATGTGACGAGTTTGGATACCATGGCGACAACCGCCCCTGGACTTTTTGCAGCAGGTGAAGCAGCCTGTGTTTCCATTCACGGTGCAAACCGTTTGGGAGGTAACTCCTTATGTGATGCAACTGTTACAGGAAAAATCGCAGGTATTAATGCAGCAGAGTATGCGGCAAAAGCGGATTTTGGTGCTGGCAAACGCCTTACCGACTTGACTCTAAAATGGATAAGCCACTTTAAAGAGATTACAAGCTCAAACAAAGGCAATGTCAATGACATGTATGCCCTTCGTGAAGAACTGGGTGCTGCAAACTGGTATAACATGGGAATTTTCCGTACCGAATCAAAAATGCTTGCCCTTGCTGACAAACATGCAGAATTACAAGCACGTTATGACGCGCTTCGTATTCCAAACGCAAACCCAATATGCAATACAGCATTTACAGAGTATGTAGAGCTTGGCAATTTACTCCTTGCATCACGTGCGGCACTCATGGGTGCTACGGCACGTAAAGAGTCACGTGGTTCGCACTTCAGAGAAGATTATTTGAAGCGCGATGATGCCAACTTCTTAAAACACTCGATGGTCACGATGGATGAGAGCGGTAAAATGCACTTAGCTTGGAAAGATGTCGTGGTAGGTCAGTTTAAAATTGAAGAGAGGAAATACTAA
- the sdhB gene encoding 8-methylmenaquinol:fumarate reductase iron-sulfur subunit, with protein MKFIIDRFDGKKNYQQTYTVEKKDIEALTLLGTLLFIKQHLDLTLNFTASCRMAICGACGVRVNGHSYLGCDTKMTELFEEYKDADTFQISPLANYTVLSDLVVDWEPAIENLRKIKPGLVAKDKFSEKEGCVQNQEEYDRIVKQWDCILCGVCASECNKLTADRSDYMEPFVFTQAWRVANDSRTKDPMIHVKPAVTNGLWNCVHCQECANRCPKHISAADDIAGLRALALRKGLNSGVGPAHAKSFYTDLVEDSGRLNEIRLALRTEGMSTALRAGTAITLMRAGKMNPLEVFGGHEIEGHKDLVKMIEAAHAANKE; from the coding sequence ATGAAATTTATCATTGATCGCTTTGATGGCAAAAAAAATTATCAACAAACGTATACGGTTGAGAAAAAGGATATTGAAGCATTAACCCTTCTTGGGACACTTCTTTTTATTAAACAACATCTTGATCTTACGCTCAATTTTACAGCATCCTGTCGTATGGCGATTTGTGGTGCGTGTGGTGTACGTGTCAATGGGCACTCATACCTTGGTTGCGACACTAAAATGACAGAGCTTTTTGAAGAGTACAAAGATGCTGACACGTTCCAGATTTCTCCACTCGCAAATTACACAGTGCTTTCTGATCTTGTCGTAGATTGGGAGCCTGCAATCGAGAATTTACGTAAAATAAAACCGGGTCTTGTCGCCAAAGATAAATTCTCAGAAAAAGAGGGTTGTGTTCAAAATCAGGAAGAGTACGATCGTATTGTCAAACAGTGGGATTGTATTTTATGCGGTGTATGTGCTTCTGAGTGTAATAAACTTACTGCAGATCGCAGTGATTATATGGAACCTTTTGTCTTTACACAAGCATGGCGTGTGGCGAACGATTCGCGTACAAAAGATCCAATGATCCATGTCAAACCAGCCGTAACAAACGGTTTATGGAACTGCGTACACTGTCAAGAGTGTGCCAATCGTTGTCCTAAACATATTAGTGCTGCGGATGATATCGCAGGACTCCGTGCATTGGCATTAAGAAAAGGCCTCAACAGTGGTGTTGGTCCAGCGCATGCTAAATCGTTCTATACAGATTTAGTGGAAGATTCAGGTCGATTGAATGAAATTCGTCTAGCACTAAGAACTGAAGGTATGAGCACCGCACTTCGTGCAGGAACCGCTATTACCCTTATGCGTGCAGGCAAAATGAACCCACTCGAAGTCTTTGGTGGTCATGAAATTGAAGGTCACAAAGACTTAGTAAAAATGATTGAAGCAGCACATGCTGCAAACAAGGAGTAA
- the sdhE gene encoding 8-methylmenaquinol:fumarate reductase membrane anchor subunit, whose product MQKEFAFFPGCVLTQAAIEAKMSLEAIAPLLDIKLKEIKGWSCCGASQAQDVDPLATLVANARNLALAEQMNLPMLTTCSTCLLMLRRAKAQLDGGEKERINTFLAKGNMNYKGTSEVTSLLWVLAQNAELIKSKVKKPLTGLKVAVFYGCHSVRPEKDLGFESSVNPTSFETVVKALGAEVVPFAKRLDCCGFHAVYPAEKSVMKMTSGIVNSAAESKADCVVTPCPLCQMQLDIYQDDAQDTTKSKARVPVLHLSQLVGLALGVPAKQLGLDYNVINTSKLG is encoded by the coding sequence ATGCAAAAAGAATTTGCTTTTTTCCCTGGATGTGTGCTTACTCAAGCCGCGATCGAAGCTAAAATGTCGCTTGAAGCTATAGCTCCACTATTGGATATCAAGCTCAAAGAGATTAAGGGATGGAGTTGTTGTGGTGCTTCTCAAGCGCAAGATGTTGATCCATTGGCAACGTTAGTTGCAAATGCACGAAATCTAGCTCTTGCTGAACAGATGAATCTACCTATGCTTACAACATGTAGTACCTGTTTATTGATGTTACGCCGTGCAAAAGCACAGCTTGATGGTGGCGAAAAAGAGCGTATCAATACGTTTCTTGCTAAAGGGAATATGAATTATAAAGGTACGAGTGAAGTGACCAGCCTTCTTTGGGTCTTGGCTCAAAATGCAGAGCTGATTAAGTCTAAAGTAAAAAAACCTCTCACAGGTCTTAAAGTAGCGGTTTTTTACGGTTGTCACAGTGTGAGACCTGAAAAAGATTTAGGTTTTGAAAGCTCTGTCAATCCAACCAGCTTTGAAACAGTTGTGAAAGCATTAGGCGCAGAAGTCGTCCCTTTTGCAAAACGATTAGATTGTTGTGGATTCCATGCGGTCTATCCAGCTGAGAAATCGGTTATGAAAATGACCAGTGGCATTGTCAATAGCGCCGCAGAATCAAAAGCCGACTGTGTGGTAACGCCATGCCCATTGTGTCAAATGCAATTAGACATCTACCAAGATGATGCACAAGATACAACGAAGTCAAAAGCACGTGTTCCTGTCCTTCACCTTTCTCAATTGGTAGGCTTAGCGCTGGGTGTTCCTGCTAAACAATTAGGTCTTGATTACAACGTTATTAATACGAGTAAATTAGGATAA
- a CDS encoding OprD family outer membrane porin, whose product MKLVKLSLVTIVIASMASSSFAADTLADAFKNGKVSGELRAWYFDKDTEKLDTQNVTMNGVTYKLPKGVSDDTAKTGNILNTVAILNYVTDTFYGFNLGATFQASAAPFVDAEGKTAYASDMYGSGAVLSEAYLGYKIGKTNAKIGRQYIATPLVNGSGSRIVRESFEGATIVNTDIPSTTLIAGFVDKFQTRTSYQTKGDLGGDAPSFNKRAIFNGVSASDTYQFDDAYTIAVINKSIPHLALTAQYATVGDVVAANTENVNLYYTDANYVLPMNGFKLGFYLNYRGSKTDLRSGAVNNVDTVYYDGSQTAARISISELAGFGLAVTAATNSKDDAVIAGMGNGAASSTATLVKASSPSLRANTDSYRIDLTYDFSKLGVTGLKSILQYAEANQDRVKQATTSADYTSYAGGISYDVPVLKGLSLELIYEKQEVETTRYSNNTKYDWDLNELRFKANYKF is encoded by the coding sequence ATGAAATTGGTAAAACTTAGTCTCGTAACGATTGTTATAGCAAGTATGGCATCAAGCTCTTTTGCAGCAGATACGCTTGCTGATGCATTCAAAAATGGTAAAGTAAGTGGTGAACTTAGGGCATGGTATTTTGATAAAGATACGGAAAAATTGGATACGCAAAATGTCACTATGAACGGAGTGACGTATAAACTTCCCAAAGGTGTTAGCGATGATACTGCTAAAACGGGCAATATTTTAAATACCGTTGCAATTTTAAATTACGTCACGGACACCTTTTACGGATTTAATCTTGGTGCAACATTCCAAGCCAGTGCGGCACCGTTTGTTGATGCTGAGGGCAAAACGGCTTATGCCAGCGATATGTATGGTTCAGGTGCGGTTCTCTCAGAAGCGTACTTAGGGTACAAGATTGGTAAAACCAATGCTAAAATTGGTCGCCAATACATTGCAACGCCTCTTGTTAATGGTAGTGGTTCTCGCATCGTAAGAGAGTCCTTTGAGGGTGCAACGATTGTCAATACAGACATTCCATCAACAACCCTGATTGCAGGCTTTGTGGATAAATTCCAAACACGAACAAGTTATCAAACAAAAGGTGATTTAGGCGGTGATGCTCCAAGTTTTAACAAACGCGCTATTTTTAACGGTGTTTCAGCATCCGATACCTACCAATTTGATGATGCTTACACCATTGCGGTGATCAATAAATCCATTCCCCACCTTGCGTTAACAGCCCAGTACGCTACGGTCGGTGATGTTGTTGCCGCAAACACAGAAAATGTCAATCTTTACTACACCGATGCTAATTATGTACTGCCTATGAACGGCTTTAAATTAGGCTTTTATCTCAATTACCGCGGTTCTAAAACAGACCTAAGAAGCGGTGCTGTGAACAATGTAGATACCGTCTATTATGATGGTTCCCAAACAGCGGCACGCATCTCTATCAGTGAGCTTGCAGGCTTTGGCTTAGCAGTCACTGCAGCAACCAACAGTAAAGATGATGCGGTCATCGCAGGTATGGGTAATGGTGCGGCAAGTAGTACCGCAACATTGGTTAAAGCCAGTAGTCCATCATTGCGTGCCAATACAGACTCTTATCGTATTGATTTGACGTATGATTTCTCAAAATTAGGCGTAACAGGTCTTAAAAGTATTTTACAATACGCAGAGGCTAATCAAGATCGCGTCAAACAAGCCACAACCAGTGCAGATTACACTTCCTACGCTGGAGGCATCAGCTACGATGTTCCTGTACTTAAAGGCTTGAGTTTAGAGCTTATCTATGAAAAACAAGAAGTTGAAACAACACGTTATTCAAACAATACTAAATACGATTGGGATTTGAATGAGCTTCGATTTAAAGCAAATTACAAATTCTAA